The Mugil cephalus isolate CIBA_MC_2020 chromosome 19, CIBA_Mcephalus_1.1, whole genome shotgun sequence genome has a window encoding:
- the cldn23.1 gene encoding claudin 23a, translating to MPNRSAEEWVRLSLRTPGIFIFGLVMAPCGWVLNLTATVAPNWRTLQNINNQPQSFFIEQGIWDICSRTTSADRATCGLEDPTYFDQEIIRVAQGLMVASLIVTLIGLAVAIPGVRCWKSNPNWIVAGLGGLLIFLSGVMVIIPIAWYTHILNQVPSVTLQNDANATVQVGYCIILGYIGGIFEILGGFVMFIGICRCCGGKNRGERRVEEIRSRFQQPKPAPRRVDVPSLDRARSDVSSRAPSSKDSVDDDVSFPRAKSPAARSGNTSFNGRPYDADL from the coding sequence ATGCCGAACCGATCAGCGGAGGAGTGGGTCCGGCTATCGCTGCGCACTCCGGGCATCTTCATCTTCGGCTTGGTCATGGCTCCCTGCGGCTGGGTGCTGAACCTGACCGCCACCGTGGCCCCCAATTGGAGGACCctgcaaaacatcaacaaccagCCACAAAGCTTTTTCATCGAGCAAGGCATCTGGGACATCTGCAGCAGGACCACGTCCGCAGACAGAGCGACGTGCGGCCTGGAAGACCCCACATACTTTGATCAAGAGATCATTAGGGTGGCCCAGGGCTTGATGGTGGCCTCGCTCATCGTGACCCTGATCGGGCTGGCCGTGGCCATCCCGGGGGTCCGCTGCTGGAAGAGCAATCCGAACTGGATCGTCGCCGGTTTGGGCGGGCTGCTCATCTTCCTCTCGGGCGTCATGGTCATCATACCCATCGCGTGGTACACACACATCCTCAACCAAGTCCCGTCGGTGACCCTGCAGAACGACGCCAACGCAACCGTGCAGGTCGGCTACTGCATCATCCTGGGCTACATCGGCGGGATATTCGAAATCCTGGGCGGCTTCGTCATGTTCATCGGGATCTGCCGCTGCTGCGGAGGCAAGAACCGGGGCGAGAGGCGGGTGGAGGAGATCAGGAGCCGCTTCCAGCAACCCAAGCCGGCGCCGAGGCGCGTCGACGTGCCCAGCCTGGACCGGGCCAGGAGCGACGTCAGCAGCAGGGCCCCCTCTTCCAAAGACTCCGTGGATGACGACGTCTCCTTCCCCCGGGCCAAGAGCCCGGCGGCCCGCTCAGGAAACACGTCCTTTAACGGCAGGCCGTACGATGCAGACCTATGA